A window of Leclercia adecarboxylata contains these coding sequences:
- a CDS encoding peptidase U32 family protein, with amino-acid sequence MRLPSHHLELLSPARDAAIAREAILHGADAVYIGGPGFGARHNASNSLRDIADLVPFAHRFGAKVFVTLNTILHDDELEPAQRLITDLCQTGVDALIVQDMGVLEMDIPPIELHASTQCDIRSVEKAKFLSDAGFTQIVLARELNLNQIRDIRQATDATIEFFIHGALCVAYSGQCNISHAQTGRSANRGDCSQACRLPYTLKDDQGRVVAFEKHLLSMKDNDQTANLGALIDAGVQSFKIEGRYKDMSYVKNITAHYRQMLDAIIEDRGGLARSSAGRTEHFFIPSTDKTFHRGSTDYFVNARKDDIGAFDSPKFIGLPVGEVLKVAKDYLDVEVTEPLANGDGLNVMIKREVVGFRANTVEKTAENRYRVWPNEMPADLCKARPHAALNRNLDHNWQQALLKTSSERRIAVDIELGGWEEQLILTMTSEDGTSVTHTLDGQFEVANNAEKALNNLKDGVAKLGQTIYYARDIQVNLPGALFVPNSLLNQFRRETAEMLDAARLANYPRGSRKPVSVPPPVYPDTHLSFLANVYNHKARAFYQRYGVELIDAAYEAHEEKGDVPVMITKHCLRFAFNLCPKQAKGNIKSWKATPMQLVNGDEVLTLKFDCRPCEMHVIGKMKNHILKMPQPGSVVASVSPDDLLKTLPKRKGA; translated from the coding sequence ATGCGCCTGCCATCCCATCATCTTGAACTTTTAAGCCCGGCTCGTGACGCCGCCATTGCCCGTGAAGCGATCCTTCACGGTGCTGATGCGGTCTATATCGGCGGCCCTGGATTTGGCGCCCGCCATAATGCCAGCAACAGCCTGCGCGATATTGCCGATCTGGTGCCATTCGCCCACCGTTTTGGGGCGAAAGTGTTCGTGACCCTGAACACCATTCTTCATGATGATGAACTGGAACCGGCGCAGCGTCTGATTACCGATCTGTGCCAGACCGGCGTCGACGCCCTGATCGTCCAGGATATGGGCGTCCTCGAAATGGATATCCCGCCGATTGAGCTCCACGCCAGTACCCAGTGCGATATCCGCAGCGTGGAGAAAGCGAAGTTCCTCTCGGATGCCGGTTTCACCCAGATCGTGCTGGCGCGCGAGCTGAACCTCAATCAGATCCGCGACATTCGCCAGGCGACCGACGCCACTATCGAGTTCTTTATTCACGGTGCCCTGTGCGTGGCCTATTCCGGCCAGTGCAACATCTCCCACGCCCAGACCGGGCGCAGCGCCAACCGCGGCGACTGCTCCCAGGCCTGTCGTCTGCCGTACACCCTGAAAGACGATCAGGGCCGGGTGGTGGCGTTTGAAAAGCATCTCCTGTCGATGAAAGACAACGACCAGACCGCCAACCTGGGCGCACTGATCGACGCGGGCGTGCAGTCCTTCAAGATTGAAGGGCGCTACAAAGACATGAGCTACGTGAAGAACATCACCGCCCATTATCGTCAGATGCTCGATGCCATCATTGAGGATCGCGGCGGTCTGGCGCGCAGCTCTGCCGGGCGTACCGAGCACTTCTTTATTCCGTCCACCGACAAGACCTTCCACCGCGGCAGCACCGACTACTTCGTGAACGCGCGTAAAGATGATATCGGCGCCTTCGATTCCCCGAAATTTATCGGCCTGCCGGTGGGGGAAGTGCTGAAGGTGGCGAAAGATTATCTTGATGTGGAAGTGACCGAACCGCTGGCCAATGGCGACGGTCTGAACGTGATGATCAAGCGTGAAGTGGTGGGCTTCCGTGCCAATACGGTAGAAAAAACCGCTGAAAACCGCTACCGCGTGTGGCCGAACGAAATGCCAGCCGATCTTTGTAAAGCGCGTCCGCATGCGGCCCTTAACCGTAACCTCGACCACAACTGGCAGCAGGCGCTGCTGAAAACCTCCAGTGAGCGTCGCATTGCGGTGGATATCGAGCTTGGCGGCTGGGAAGAGCAGCTGATCCTCACCATGACCAGCGAAGACGGCACCAGCGTCACCCACACCCTGGACGGGCAGTTTGAGGTGGCGAACAACGCCGAAAAAGCGCTGAATAACCTGAAAGACGGCGTTGCCAAACTGGGCCAGACCATCTATTACGCCCGGGATATTCAGGTCAATCTCCCGGGCGCGCTGTTCGTGCCGAACAGCCTGCTTAACCAGTTCCGTCGTGAAACGGCAGAGATGCTGGACGCGGCGCGTCTGGCGAACTACCCGCGCGGCAGCCGTAAACCGGTCTCCGTGCCGCCGCCGGTCTACCCGGATACGCATCTTTCGTTCCTGGCGAACGTCTACAACCATAAAGCGCGGGCCTTCTATCAGCGCTATGGCGTGGAGCTGATTGACGCCGCGTATGAAGCGCATGAAGAGAAGGGCGACGTGCCGGTGATGATCACCAAGCACTGCCTGCGCTTCGCCTTCAATCTGTGCCCGAAACAGGCGAAGGGCAACATCAAAAGCTGGAAGGCGACGCCGATGCAGCTGGTGAATGGCGATGAGGTGTTAACCCTCAAATTTGACTGCCGTCCGTGCGAAATGCACGTCATCGGCAAGATGAAAAACCATATCCTGAAAATGCCTCAGCCGGGCAGCGTGGTGGCTTCCGTCAGCCCTGACGATCTGCTGAAAACGCTGCCGAAACGCAAAGGCGCTTAA
- a CDS encoding cytochrome ubiquinol oxidase subunit I: MFGLDAFHLARIQFAFTVSFHIIFPAITIGLASYLAVLEGLWLKSKNPVWRSLYHFWSKIFAVNFGMGVVSGLVMAYQFGTNWSGFSQFAGSITGPLLTYEVLTAFFLEAGFLGVMLFGWNKVGPGLHFFATCMVALGTLISTFWILASNSWMQTPQGFEIINGQVVPVDWFAVVFNPSFPYRLLHMSIAAFLSSALFVAASAAWHLLRGNNTPAIRRMFSMALWMTLIVAPIQALVGDMHGLNTLKHQPAKIAAIEGHWENPPGEPTPLLLFGWPDMEQERTRYGLAIPALGSLILTHSLDKQVPALKTFPKEDRPNATIVFWSFRIMAGLGMLMLLLGAVALWLRYRQRLYHSRPFLWFALLMGPSGLIAILAGWVTTEVGRQPWVVYGLQRTKDAVSAHGDLHMSVSLLAFILVYTSVFGVGYSYMVRLIKKGPQEEETYPTENDGRPARPLSAASTEFTTKETP, encoded by the coding sequence GGTGCTGGAGGGGTTATGGCTGAAAAGCAAAAACCCCGTCTGGCGCTCGCTGTACCATTTCTGGTCGAAGATCTTCGCCGTCAACTTTGGGATGGGCGTGGTTTCCGGGCTGGTGATGGCCTACCAGTTTGGCACCAACTGGAGCGGCTTTTCCCAGTTTGCGGGGAGCATTACCGGCCCGTTACTGACTTACGAGGTGCTGACCGCCTTCTTCCTCGAAGCCGGTTTCCTCGGCGTGATGCTGTTCGGCTGGAATAAAGTCGGGCCGGGACTGCACTTCTTTGCCACCTGCATGGTGGCGCTGGGTACCCTCATCTCCACCTTCTGGATCCTTGCCTCGAACAGCTGGATGCAGACCCCGCAGGGCTTTGAGATCATCAACGGCCAGGTGGTGCCGGTGGACTGGTTTGCGGTGGTGTTTAACCCCTCCTTTCCGTATCGCCTGCTGCATATGTCCATTGCCGCGTTTCTCAGCAGTGCGCTGTTTGTCGCTGCATCTGCCGCCTGGCACCTGCTGCGCGGAAATAACACCCCTGCCATTCGCCGTATGTTCTCAATGGCGCTGTGGATGACGCTGATTGTCGCCCCTATCCAGGCATTGGTTGGGGACATGCATGGCCTCAACACCCTCAAGCATCAACCGGCTAAAATTGCCGCCATTGAAGGCCACTGGGAGAACCCGCCCGGCGAGCCGACCCCGCTGCTGCTGTTTGGCTGGCCGGATATGGAGCAGGAGCGCACTCGCTACGGGCTGGCGATCCCGGCCCTTGGCAGCCTGATCCTCACCCACAGCCTGGATAAGCAGGTCCCGGCGCTGAAAACGTTCCCAAAAGAGGATCGCCCTAACGCCACCATCGTGTTCTGGTCGTTCCGTATTATGGCCGGGCTGGGCATGCTGATGTTGCTGCTGGGCGCGGTGGCCCTGTGGCTACGCTACAGGCAGCGGCTCTACCACTCCCGGCCATTCCTCTGGTTTGCCCTGCTGATGGGACCATCGGGATTGATTGCCATTCTCGCCGGGTGGGTGACGACCGAAGTGGGCCGTCAGCCGTGGGTGGTGTACGGATTACAGCGCACGAAAGATGCGGTATCCGCTCACGGGGATCTGCATATGAGCGTCAGCCTGCTGGCCTTCATCCTGGTCTACACCTCGGTGTTTGGTGTCGGCTACAGCTACATGGTGCGCCTGATTAAAAAGGGGCCGCAGGAAGAAGAGACCTACCCGACCGAAAATGATGGTCGTCCGGCACGCCCGCTCTCGGCCGCCAGCACTGAGTTTACGACAAAGGAGACACCCTAA
- a CDS encoding DUF2474 domain-containing protein encodes MNQPVWKRLMWMVIIWGGSVLALALVGMFFRVLMTAAGFKSH; translated from the coding sequence ATGAATCAACCTGTCTGGAAACGTCTGATGTGGATGGTGATTATCTGGGGCGGCAGCGTGTTAGCGCTGGCGCTGGTGGGGATGTTTTTCCGGGTGCTGATGACGGCGGCGGGGTTTAAGTCGCACTAG
- the cydB gene encoding cytochrome d ubiquinol oxidase subunit II has product MGIDLSLIWFVIIVFATLMYIVMDGFDLGIGILFPAIQDADDRDVMVNSVAPVWDGNETWLVLGGAALFGAFPLAYAVIVDALTIPLTLMLIGLIFRGVAFEFRFKATPAHRPFWDKAFIGGSLLATFTQGVVVGAVINGFPVSGRAWAGGPLDWFTPFNLFCGLGLVVAYALLGATWMVMKSENPLQSRMRQVSKRLLLALLAIIAVISLWTPLAHPAIADRWFSLPNLFYLLPVPVLVGVLGLWQWRSLSNPHSHHLPFVLTLGLIFLGFSGLGISIWPYLIPPSITLWQAAAPAQSQGFMLVGALFIIPIILVYTFWSYYVFRGKVQPGEGYH; this is encoded by the coding sequence ATGGGAATCGATCTCTCCCTGATCTGGTTTGTAATTATCGTCTTCGCCACCCTGATGTACATCGTGATGGACGGCTTTGATCTGGGCATTGGCATTCTGTTCCCGGCCATTCAGGACGCGGACGACCGTGATGTGATGGTCAACAGCGTCGCCCCGGTGTGGGACGGGAACGAAACCTGGCTGGTATTAGGCGGAGCGGCCTTATTTGGCGCCTTTCCTCTGGCCTATGCGGTGATCGTTGATGCCCTGACTATCCCGTTGACCTTGATGCTGATTGGGCTGATTTTCCGCGGCGTGGCCTTTGAGTTCCGCTTCAAAGCGACGCCCGCCCACCGCCCCTTCTGGGATAAGGCATTTATTGGCGGATCCCTGCTTGCCACCTTCACCCAGGGCGTGGTTGTGGGGGCAGTAATCAACGGTTTTCCGGTAAGCGGCCGCGCCTGGGCTGGTGGTCCGCTCGACTGGTTTACGCCGTTCAACCTCTTCTGCGGCCTGGGGCTGGTGGTGGCCTATGCCCTTTTGGGCGCGACATGGATGGTGATGAAAAGCGAAAATCCGCTGCAGAGCCGGATGCGGCAGGTCTCTAAACGCCTGCTGCTGGCGCTGCTGGCGATAATCGCGGTCATCAGCCTCTGGACACCGCTGGCCCACCCGGCTATCGCCGACCGCTGGTTTAGCCTGCCGAACCTGTTCTACCTGCTGCCGGTTCCGGTTCTGGTAGGGGTTCTGGGGTTATGGCAGTGGCGTAGCCTGAGTAACCCGCACAGCCATCATCTGCCGTTCGTACTGACTCTCGGGTTAATCTTCCTGGGCTTTAGCGGGCTTGGGATCAGCATCTGGCCGTACCTCATTCCGCCGTCCATTACCTTATGGCAAGCCGCTGCCCCAGCCCAGAGCCAGGGCTTTATGCTGGTGGGGGCGCTGTTTATTATCCCGATCATCCTTGTCTACACTTTCTGGAGCTATTACGTATTTCGCGGCAAAGTCCAGCCTGGGGAGGGCTATCACTGA
- a CDS encoding DUF2554 family protein, protein MFKKTLSVVMLTCALFSGQLMAGHKGHAFFWVKSVEQQLRHEADSDELRVVAEESADGLREHHHWQKSRKPDTHFR, encoded by the coding sequence ATGTTTAAAAAAACGTTATCGGTAGTAATGCTGACCTGCGCGCTATTTTCAGGCCAGCTGATGGCAGGCCACAAAGGCCATGCTTTTTTTTGGGTGAAGAGCGTGGAGCAACAGTTGCGCCACGAGGCGGACAGCGATGAACTGCGGGTGGTAGCGGAGGAGTCGGCAGACGGCTTGCGCGAACACCACCACTGGCAAAAGTCGCGCAAACCGGATACCCATTTTCGCTGA
- a CDS encoding benzoate/H(+) symporter BenE family transporter produces the protein MRASSLTFPTVLSGFVAVLVGYASSAAIIWQAAAAAGATAPQIAGWMTALGLGMGISTLGLSWWYKAPVLTAWSTPGAALLATSLQGVSLSETIGIFIFANALILICGVSGLFARLMKIIPHSLAAAMLAGVLLRFGLQAFSNLEGHLLLCGSMLLAWLLTKAFAPRYAIVATLLVGGAVATLKGDVVTEELTFAVVMPEFIAPTFNLTTLISIGLPFFLVTMASQNAPGFATMKASGYPVAVSPLIIVTGGLALLLSPFGVYSICIAAITAAICQSPDAHPDASKRWLAAAAAGVFYLLAGIFGGSISGLMAALPLSWIQTLAGLALLGTIGGSLHQALHNEAERDAAIVTFLLTASGATLAGIGSAFWGLVAGGVCYALLSRTGRA, from the coding sequence ATGCGCGCATCCTCGCTCACCTTTCCCACCGTCTTATCCGGATTTGTCGCCGTGCTGGTGGGCTATGCCAGCTCCGCCGCGATCATCTGGCAGGCCGCTGCCGCGGCAGGCGCAACGGCACCGCAGATTGCAGGCTGGATGACCGCGCTGGGTCTGGGGATGGGGATCAGCACCCTGGGGCTGTCGTGGTGGTACAAAGCGCCGGTGCTGACCGCCTGGTCAACGCCGGGTGCCGCCCTGCTGGCAACCAGCCTGCAAGGGGTGAGCCTGTCGGAGACTATCGGCATCTTTATTTTTGCCAACGCCCTGATCCTGATCTGCGGCGTCAGCGGCCTGTTTGCCCGGCTGATGAAGATCATCCCCCATTCACTGGCGGCGGCGATGCTTGCCGGGGTGCTGCTGCGATTTGGTCTGCAGGCCTTCAGCAACCTTGAGGGGCATTTACTGCTGTGCGGCAGCATGCTGCTGGCCTGGTTACTGACTAAGGCGTTTGCTCCGCGCTACGCCATTGTCGCGACCCTGCTGGTGGGCGGCGCGGTGGCCACCCTGAAAGGTGACGTTGTCACCGAAGAGCTGACCTTCGCCGTGGTGATGCCGGAGTTTATCGCCCCCACCTTCAATCTCACCACCCTTATCAGCATCGGCCTGCCCTTCTTTCTTGTGACCATGGCTTCGCAGAACGCGCCCGGCTTCGCGACGATGAAAGCCTCCGGCTACCCGGTGGCCGTTTCGCCGCTGATTATCGTCACTGGCGGGCTGGCGCTGCTGCTGTCGCCGTTTGGCGTGTACTCCATCTGCATCGCGGCAATCACCGCTGCCATCTGTCAAAGCCCGGATGCGCACCCGGATGCCAGCAAGCGCTGGCTGGCCGCGGCGGCGGCAGGGGTGTTTTATCTGCTGGCAGGGATTTTTGGCGGCTCGATTAGCGGGCTGATGGCGGCCCTGCCGTTAAGCTGGATCCAGACCCTGGCGGGGCTGGCGCTGCTGGGTACTATCGGCGGTAGCCTGCATCAGGCGCTGCACAATGAGGCCGAGCGCGACGCGGCTATCGTGACCTTTCTGCTGACCGCCAGCGGCGCAACGCTTGCGGGGATTGGTTCGGCGTTCTGGGGGCTGGTGGCGGGGGGCGTCTGCTACGCCCTGCTGTCACGCACAGGCCGCGCGTAG
- a CDS encoding helix-turn-helix domain-containing protein → MDITQHLAITLKTLRQARGWSLSKLAEETGVSKAMLGQVERNESSPTVSTLWKIATGLNVPFSTFISPETEDPPVFDPQQQAMVVKPLFPWDEALKYDHFSITLAPGALSESTPHEAGVIEHVVVISGELEMQIDGVWQTLIPDTGLRFAGDKPHAYRNSSGQTVHFHSLIHYPR, encoded by the coding sequence ATGGACATCACACAACATCTTGCTATCACACTGAAAACGCTGCGTCAGGCGCGCGGCTGGAGTTTGTCGAAGCTGGCGGAAGAGACCGGGGTATCGAAAGCGATGCTCGGCCAGGTGGAACGCAATGAATCCAGCCCGACGGTCTCGACGCTGTGGAAAATTGCCACCGGGCTTAACGTGCCGTTCTCCACCTTTATCAGCCCCGAAACGGAGGATCCGCCGGTCTTCGACCCGCAGCAGCAGGCGATGGTAGTCAAACCGCTGTTCCCCTGGGATGAGGCGCTGAAGTACGATCATTTTTCGATTACCCTTGCGCCGGGCGCCCTGAGCGAATCCACGCCGCACGAGGCCGGGGTGATTGAGCACGTGGTGGTGATCAGCGGAGAGCTGGAGATGCAGATCGACGGCGTCTGGCAGACGCTTATACCCGATACCGGCCTGCGTTTTGCCGGAGATAAACCCCACGCCTACCGCAACAGCAGCGGCCAGACGGTGCACTTTCACTCACTCATCCATTATCCCCGCTAA
- a CDS encoding AraC family transcriptional regulator, with amino-acid sequence MAETYCAFENLRKHKAVLHNAVALNSGIQLAAWSNKRDTITQYCDHHTLSLYIADGYESYHKTTAGWKNGGGPDRFCLMPKESESSWDIRDDLSFVHLYCTDDHLRNVGEQVWDKSPYSFTLDENLFGDDASITALYRHFILGCDWQQSANQLTLSTASTLLLTHLVQNYSNVQWALPTITGGLSPFVLRNVLGFIEENLAQPLTLADLATQASLSEFHFARMFRQSMQMAPHQYVMQRRMEKAKTLVRTTRQPLTDIALACGFSSASHFSNRFRAATGLTPSQLRAACA; translated from the coding sequence ATGGCTGAGACCTACTGTGCCTTTGAAAATCTGCGCAAGCATAAAGCGGTATTACATAATGCCGTGGCGCTGAATTCAGGGATCCAGCTGGCGGCCTGGTCAAATAAGCGTGACACCATTACGCAGTATTGCGATCACCACACGCTGAGTCTTTATATCGCCGACGGTTACGAGAGTTATCACAAAACGACCGCGGGCTGGAAAAACGGCGGCGGGCCGGATCGCTTTTGTCTGATGCCGAAAGAGAGTGAGTCCAGCTGGGATATTCGCGACGATCTGTCGTTTGTGCATCTCTATTGTACCGACGATCACCTGCGCAACGTCGGCGAGCAGGTCTGGGACAAAAGCCCGTACAGCTTTACCCTCGACGAGAATCTGTTTGGCGATGACGCCAGCATCACCGCCCTGTATCGCCATTTTATCCTCGGCTGCGACTGGCAGCAGTCTGCCAATCAGCTCACGCTCAGCACCGCCTCGACGCTGCTCCTGACCCATCTGGTGCAGAACTACAGCAACGTGCAGTGGGCGTTGCCCACGATCACCGGTGGCCTGTCGCCGTTCGTACTGCGAAACGTGCTGGGGTTTATCGAAGAGAATCTGGCCCAGCCGCTGACGCTGGCGGATCTGGCGACGCAGGCGAGCCTCAGCGAATTCCACTTTGCCCGCATGTTCCGTCAGTCGATGCAGATGGCCCCGCACCAGTATGTGATGCAGCGGCGAATGGAGAAGGCCAAAACCCTGGTGCGCACCACCCGCCAGCCCCTCACCGATATTGCGCTGGCCTGCGGGTTCAGCTCCGCCAGCCATTTCAGCAACCGCTTTCGCGCTGCGACCGGGCTGACCCCGTCCCAGCTACGCGCGGCCTGTGCGTGA